The following are encoded together in the Gordonia insulae genome:
- a CDS encoding DUF1416 domain-containing protein, which produces MCAAPKQGQKLPAGVDVEKETVLTGQVNDAAGTPVAGAFVRLLDSTGEFTAEVVASPTGDFRFFAAPGTWTLRALSSIGNGDVTITPEGPGVHEHDIVVAK; this is translated from the coding sequence ATGTGTGCTGCACCCAAACAGGGACAGAAGCTGCCTGCGGGCGTCGACGTCGAGAAGGAGACCGTCCTGACCGGACAGGTCAACGACGCGGCGGGCACCCCGGTCGCCGGAGCCTTCGTCCGCCTGCTCGACTCGACCGGCGAGTTCACCGCCGAGGTCGTCGCCAGTCCGACCGGCGATTTCCGGTTCTTCGCCGCTCCCGGCACGTGGACGCTGCGTGCGTTGTCCTCGATCGGCAACGGCGACGTGACCATCACTCCGGAAGGCCCCGGGGTCCACGAGCACGACATCGTCGTCGCCAAGTGA
- a CDS encoding SRPBCC family protein, translating into MTDEQRISTASRRIGAPAARIFELIADPARQPEWDGNDNLAEASAGQRVRAVGDVFAMTLTNGFVRENHVVEFDEGRVIAWCPAEPGGAPIGHRWRWEVAPDGDGALVTHTYDWTDLHDEQRLPRARATTADRLRASIDRLAEVAERD; encoded by the coding sequence ATGACCGATGAACAGCGGATCTCGACGGCATCGCGACGGATCGGGGCCCCGGCCGCACGGATCTTCGAGCTGATCGCCGACCCTGCACGACAACCCGAGTGGGACGGCAACGACAACCTGGCGGAGGCATCGGCGGGGCAGCGTGTGCGCGCTGTCGGGGATGTGTTCGCGATGACCCTGACCAACGGTTTCGTCCGAGAGAACCACGTGGTGGAGTTCGACGAGGGGCGGGTGATCGCCTGGTGTCCCGCGGAACCGGGCGGTGCACCCATCGGTCACCGGTGGCGCTGGGAGGTCGCCCCCGACGGCGACGGCGCCCTCGTCACGCACACCTACGACTGGACCGATCTGCACGACGAGCAGCGGCTGCCCAGAGCCCGCGCGACGACCGCTGACCGGCTGCGTGCCTCGATCGACCGATTGGCCGAGGTCGCCGAACGCGATTGA
- the cydB gene encoding cytochrome d ubiquinol oxidase subunit II yields the protein MGLQEFWFLIIAVLFIGYFVLEGFDFGVGMLMPFLGRSHTGGDDRVAPSEDIADPDKRRRAILNTIGPVWDGNEVWLLTAGGALFAAFGGWYATMFTAFYLPLFLILVGLITRVVAIEWRGKINDPKWRTWCDIGIGLGSWIPALLWGVAFANVVRGLPIDADAQYTAGFFNLLNPYALLGGATTLLAFLTHGAVFLALKTSGVLQQDSMKLASRLAIPTLVVAAAFLLWTQFAYGNGWTWIPVLIAALAAVAMVLATQMKREGIAFFATSIAIAGTVATLFSVLYPNVLPSLTDPAYNLTIANTSSSHYTLTIMTWAAVFITPVVIAYQAWSYWVFRKRISVEQIPAPSGLSSLRVPTE from the coding sequence ATGGGACTGCAGGAGTTCTGGTTTCTGATCATCGCAGTGCTGTTCATCGGGTACTTCGTACTCGAGGGCTTCGACTTCGGCGTCGGCATGCTCATGCCGTTCCTCGGCCGGAGTCACACCGGTGGCGACGATCGCGTCGCGCCATCGGAGGACATCGCCGACCCCGACAAACGACGACGGGCCATCCTCAACACGATCGGGCCGGTGTGGGACGGCAACGAGGTCTGGCTGCTGACCGCGGGCGGAGCCCTGTTCGCGGCGTTCGGTGGGTGGTACGCGACGATGTTCACCGCCTTCTACCTGCCGCTGTTCCTGATCCTGGTGGGGCTCATCACGCGCGTGGTGGCCATCGAATGGCGCGGCAAGATCAACGATCCGAAGTGGCGCACGTGGTGCGACATCGGCATCGGTCTCGGCTCGTGGATCCCGGCACTGTTGTGGGGCGTCGCGTTCGCCAATGTGGTCCGCGGCCTGCCGATCGACGCCGATGCCCAGTACACCGCCGGCTTCTTCAACCTGCTCAACCCCTACGCGTTGCTCGGCGGGGCCACGACCCTGCTGGCGTTCCTGACCCACGGCGCGGTCTTCCTGGCGCTCAAGACGAGTGGGGTACTGCAGCAGGACTCGATGAAACTGGCATCACGGCTGGCCATTCCGACGCTGGTGGTCGCGGCCGCCTTCCTGCTCTGGACGCAGTTCGCCTACGGCAACGGCTGGACCTGGATCCCGGTGCTGATCGCGGCGCTGGCGGCGGTGGCGATGGTCCTCGCCACCCAGATGAAACGCGAGGGGATCGCGTTCTTCGCGACATCCATCGCGATCGCCGGGACCGTGGCCACGCTGTTCTCGGTGCTCTACCCGAATGTGCTTCCGTCGCTCACGGATCCGGCGTACAACCTCACCATCGCCAACACGTCGTCGAGTCACTACACGCTGACCATCATGACGTGGGCGGCGGTGTTCATCACCCCGGTGGTGATCGCCTACCAGGCGTGGAGTTACTGGGTCTTCCGCAAGCGGATCTCGGTGGAACAGATCCCGGCGCCCAGCGGCCTGTCGTCGCTGCGCGTGCCGACTGAATGA
- the cydD gene encoding thiol reductant ABC exporter subunit CydD — translation MTPTPTADAIDVEGVRGEQRRTGPIDPRLLKYSSAARGYVIVTAGFSCAAVVAIIVTAAMAASILSELIVDPSRRSLAAQQVHLLVLACALVARAVMSYLHDRYAQRASARVIAQLRARALDVLTDPARTSPRDLPSRRAHASTVLLQGLDSLGPYLSGYLPALIVSFTVTPTVLVVIALTDWPSALIILVTLPLIPLFMVLIGLTTRDRTARKLEAMSRLNAQLLDLIAGLPTLRALNRSRGPAAQVAALGRAHKRSTMSALRIAFLSGAVLELLATLCVALVAVGIGLRLVYGEVSLYAGVLALILAPEAYHPLRQVGAQFHNSADGVEAAGEVIDLIESADASPVAVPGPRTCSVAGQPITLLDVGVHGRDGWAPYRLGAVIEPAALTVLTGPNGAGKSTTLLAMMGLIHPDEGSVLIGPVSVAELEPAALHEQIAWLPQQPVVVPGTVAENLALFGVLDPTALHRAAAATGFDVVLASLPLGAETLLGAGGVGLSAGQRQRLALTRVLASPSPLVLLDEPTAHLDDRSAAAVLAALVARARAGDTVVVIAHHLSARSVADQVVDLGGVSRAH, via the coding sequence ATGACCCCGACACCGACCGCGGACGCCATCGACGTCGAGGGCGTCCGCGGTGAACAACGGCGTACCGGGCCGATCGATCCCCGGTTGCTGAAGTACTCGTCGGCTGCCCGCGGCTACGTGATCGTCACGGCAGGCTTCTCGTGCGCGGCGGTGGTGGCGATCATCGTGACGGCGGCGATGGCTGCCTCGATCCTGTCCGAACTGATCGTCGACCCGTCGCGACGATCGCTTGCCGCGCAACAGGTTCACCTGCTGGTACTGGCCTGCGCCCTTGTCGCGCGGGCGGTGATGTCGTATCTGCACGACCGCTACGCACAGCGGGCGTCGGCGCGGGTGATCGCGCAACTGCGTGCGCGCGCCCTCGACGTCCTGACCGATCCCGCCCGCACCTCGCCACGCGACCTGCCGTCCCGGCGCGCACACGCGAGCACCGTCCTGCTGCAGGGCCTCGACAGCCTCGGCCCGTACCTCTCGGGTTACCTTCCGGCGCTGATCGTCTCGTTCACCGTGACCCCGACGGTGCTGGTCGTCATCGCCCTCACCGACTGGCCGTCGGCGCTGATCATCCTCGTCACGCTGCCACTCATCCCGCTGTTCATGGTGCTGATCGGGCTGACCACGCGAGACCGGACCGCCCGCAAACTCGAGGCGATGAGCCGGCTGAACGCCCAACTGCTCGACCTCATCGCGGGACTGCCGACACTGCGTGCCCTCAATCGCTCGCGCGGACCCGCAGCCCAGGTGGCCGCCCTCGGCCGCGCCCACAAGCGCAGCACGATGTCGGCGCTGCGGATCGCCTTCCTGTCGGGCGCCGTGCTGGAACTGCTGGCAACCCTGTGCGTCGCCCTGGTGGCCGTCGGTATCGGACTCCGGCTGGTCTATGGCGAGGTGAGCCTCTACGCAGGTGTTCTCGCCCTGATCCTGGCCCCCGAGGCCTATCATCCGCTCCGGCAGGTCGGGGCCCAGTTCCACAACTCCGCCGACGGCGTCGAAGCGGCCGGCGAGGTCATCGACCTCATCGAGTCGGCCGACGCATCGCCGGTGGCCGTGCCCGGGCCCCGGACCTGTTCGGTTGCCGGCCAACCGATCACCCTGCTCGACGTCGGGGTCCACGGCCGCGACGGATGGGCGCCCTACCGGCTCGGCGCCGTCATCGAGCCGGCCGCGCTGACCGTGCTGACCGGCCCGAACGGAGCCGGGAAGTCGACGACGCTGCTCGCGATGATGGGATTGATCCACCCCGATGAGGGCTCGGTGCTGATCGGCCCGGTCTCGGTGGCCGAACTCGAGCCGGCGGCGCTGCACGAACAGATCGCCTGGCTTCCCCAGCAACCGGTGGTGGTGCCCGGCACCGTCGCGGAGAATCTCGCGCTCTTCGGCGTCCTGGACCCGACCGCCCTGCACCGGGCCGCGGCGGCAACCGGTTTCGATGTCGTGCTGGCGTCGCTGCCGCTGGGGGCCGAGACCCTCCTCGGCGCGGGCGGCGTCGGACTGTCGGCCGGTCAGCGGCAACGGCTCGCCCTCACCCGGGTGCTGGCGTCGCCGTCGCCACTGGTCCTGCTCGACGAACCGACCGCACACCTCGACGATCGGTCCGCGGCCGCGGTGCTGGCCGCCCTGGTCGCGCGGGCGCGAGCGGGTGACACCGTGGTGGTGATCGCCCATCACCTGTCCGCGCGATCGGTCGCCGATCAGGTCGTCGACCTCGGCGGGGTGTCCCGTGCCCACTGA
- a CDS encoding FABP family protein: MTSADADGSDENDGQSVTRRSGDQAINQALERAKETAERNLPEWGDIPLPHDTANLRQGADLHSGLLALLPMVGVWQGEGEANDPDTGEDYHFAQQIIVSHDGQNFLNWQARSWVIDDDARFVRPDLRETGYWRIGPDDNIELLLAHAEGSIELFYGQPLTQTSWELATDVVIKADSGRRTGGAKRLYGLVDDGDLAYVEERVDADGDLIPRLSAKLRRYAG; encoded by the coding sequence GTGACCTCCGCAGACGCGGACGGCAGCGACGAGAACGACGGGCAATCCGTCACTCGTCGATCCGGCGACCAAGCGATCAACCAGGCGCTCGAGCGCGCCAAGGAGACCGCCGAGCGCAATCTCCCCGAGTGGGGTGACATACCGCTCCCGCACGACACCGCGAATCTGCGACAGGGCGCCGATCTGCATTCTGGCCTGCTGGCGCTGCTCCCGATGGTCGGTGTGTGGCAGGGCGAGGGTGAGGCCAACGATCCCGACACCGGCGAGGATTATCACTTCGCCCAGCAGATCATCGTCAGCCACGACGGCCAGAACTTCCTGAACTGGCAGGCGCGGTCGTGGGTGATCGACGACGACGCGCGATTCGTTCGGCCCGATCTGCGGGAGACCGGCTACTGGCGCATCGGTCCCGACGACAACATCGAGCTCCTGCTGGCCCACGCCGAGGGGTCGATCGAACTCTTCTACGGCCAACCGCTCACCCAGACCTCGTGGGAACTGGCCACCGACGTGGTCATCAAGGCCGACTCGGGCCGACGCACCGGCGGCGCCAAGCGGCTCTACGGTCTCGTCGACGACGGCGATCTGGCGTATGTCGAGGAACGAGTCGACGCGGACGGTGATCTCATCCCCCGACTCTCGGCCAAGCTCCGCCGTTACGCGGGCTGA
- a CDS encoding LmeA family phospholipid-binding protein — MSGCAVNKATGEGRAPMSRPERGRRHRGRRALGITILGVIVITVGALLADTVIAMRTEHGFSRALRESDRVTYDPEVTISGFPFVTHARDGAFDGAVITARGVSIPCPPPGDCHAELGASLGAFSVPDGFRIGPSDIVHTASVDAHTRLDSVNLGRMLGILDLTVNTPAPVDRAGAGGPGDGLLTRTSGVLLTGTVPLPPFQPDNPVPPSASTYTGPKVKVSVVVDLSVIAGRLRLTATDFYRGPEEHVDAEVADDLRSYVLSRFTATLPPLPMPWDIRPTEANSEGSDVLVKGTEGPADLIPRDF, encoded by the coding sequence ATGTCGGGTTGTGCTGTTAACAAGGCGACCGGGGAGGGCCGAGCACCGATGTCCCGACCCGAACGCGGGCGACGCCATCGCGGACGCCGCGCTCTCGGCATCACGATCCTGGGAGTGATCGTCATCACAGTCGGTGCCCTCTTGGCCGACACCGTGATCGCGATGCGCACCGAACACGGATTCTCCCGCGCGCTGCGCGAATCGGACCGCGTCACCTATGACCCCGAGGTCACCATCAGCGGTTTTCCCTTCGTCACGCACGCTCGCGACGGTGCGTTCGACGGCGCGGTCATCACCGCCCGCGGGGTGTCGATCCCGTGCCCGCCGCCCGGTGACTGCCATGCCGAACTGGGCGCGAGCCTCGGCGCGTTCTCCGTACCCGACGGATTCCGGATCGGCCCGAGTGACATAGTGCACACCGCGTCCGTCGATGCCCACACCCGATTGGATTCGGTGAATCTCGGCCGGATGCTGGGCATTCTCGATCTCACGGTCAATACACCCGCGCCGGTCGACCGGGCGGGCGCCGGCGGGCCCGGCGACGGTCTCCTCACGCGCACGAGCGGAGTGTTGCTCACCGGGACGGTCCCCCTGCCCCCGTTCCAGCCGGACAACCCCGTGCCGCCGTCGGCGTCGACCTACACCGGCCCGAAGGTGAAGGTCAGTGTCGTCGTCGACCTGTCGGTGATCGCCGGTCGGCTCCGCCTGACGGCGACCGACTTCTACCGCGGACCCGAGGAGCACGTCGACGCCGAGGTCGCCGACGATCTCCGTTCCTATGTCCTGTCGCGCTTCACCGCCACGCTCCCGCCGCTCCCCATGCCGTGGGACATCCGCCCGACCGAGGCCAACAGTGAAGGTAGCGACGTCCTCGTCAAGGGCACAGAGGGTCCCGCCGACCTCATCCCACGCGACTTCTGA
- a CDS encoding sulfurtransferase has protein sequence MARSDVLVSADWAEQNLNTDKVVLVEVDEDTSAYDGGHIEGAVKLDWKTDLQDPVRRDFVDAEQFSKLLSERGIANDDTVVLYGGNNNWFAAYAYWYFKLYGHNDVKLLDGGRKKWELDGRPLSTDAVSRPATTYKAGEPDLTIRAFRDEVVADIGVKNLVDVRSPDEFSGKILAPAHLPQEQSQRPGHIPGAINVPWSKAANEDGTFKSDADLKELYDEAGLDGSKDTIAYCRIGERSSHTWFVLKELLGQQNVKNYDGSWTEYGSLIGVPIELGEGK, from the coding sequence ATGGCACGTTCCGACGTCCTGGTCAGCGCCGATTGGGCTGAGCAGAACCTCAACACCGACAAGGTCGTGCTCGTCGAGGTCGACGAGGACACCAGCGCCTACGACGGCGGCCACATCGAGGGCGCGGTCAAGCTCGACTGGAAGACCGATCTGCAGGATCCGGTCCGTCGCGACTTCGTCGACGCCGAGCAGTTCTCCAAGCTGCTCTCCGAGCGTGGTATCGCCAACGACGACACCGTCGTCCTGTACGGCGGTAACAACAACTGGTTCGCGGCCTACGCGTACTGGTACTTCAAGCTGTACGGCCACAACGACGTCAAGCTCCTCGACGGCGGCCGCAAGAAGTGGGAGCTCGACGGGCGCCCGCTGAGCACCGACGCCGTGAGCCGTCCGGCCACCACCTACAAGGCCGGTGAGCCGGACCTGACCATCCGCGCGTTCCGTGACGAGGTCGTCGCCGACATCGGCGTGAAGAACCTCGTCGACGTGCGCAGCCCCGATGAGTTCTCCGGCAAGATCCTGGCGCCGGCCCACCTCCCGCAGGAGCAGAGCCAGCGTCCGGGCCACATCCCCGGTGCGATCAACGTGCCGTGGAGCAAGGCGGCCAACGAGGACGGCACCTTCAAGAGCGACGCGGACCTCAAGGAGCTCTACGACGAGGCCGGCCTCGACGGCTCCAAGGACACCATCGCGTACTGCCGCATCGGTGAGCGGTCGAGCCATACCTGGTTCGTGCTCAAGGAACTGCTCGGCCAGCAGAACGTGAAGAACTACGACGGCAGCTGGACCGAGTACGGCTCGCTGATCGGCGTCCCGATCGAGCTCGGAGAAGGAAAGTAA
- the cydC gene encoding thiol reductant ABC exporter subunit CydC, protein MPTERGGRSDPLRRAFGFLGLRGRPVARSVLLGVGGALSALGLAALSAWLITRAWQMPPVLYLSVAITAVRALGISRGVFRYLERLATHDLALGAMATARERVYRALAEGSPAYSVTLRRGDLLARTGDDIDEIGNALIRGVIPIAVGAVTSVAAVIIMALVSWWAAVVLAVALAVSGVVAPAMAARGSARTIADASTASTRSSEATLAALWHAPELTVARRRDHVLATASAADAAALSAADRGLRYEASAAAATPLSLGVSLFAACLIGIHLASAVPGSLAAVASGEGLTPMILGVLVLLPLSAFESTAPLTEAGIQLERSRQSAARVMALVDGAGAPDVEPRSDGPLDRPVHAGPVTVEVDGLRWGWPSAPDLGPPDGLTMRMAPGGRLVVVGASGSGKSTLMLTLAGLLAPHVGTVTCRDDAGAEIDPRSAVVYLAEEGHLFSTSLRENLLVARGDATDADLISALDAVGLGGWVGSLPDGIDTDLGGGGEAVSGGQRRRLLIARALLHRAPVVLLDEPTEHLDNDDAATLLRALVAVDGGLFDRSRTVVVVTHHRAAQDLSAVEPECRVLEVEPVAVV, encoded by the coding sequence GTGCCCACTGAGCGTGGTGGCCGTTCCGATCCGCTGCGGCGTGCGTTCGGCTTCCTCGGCCTCCGGGGACGGCCGGTGGCCAGGTCGGTCCTGCTCGGCGTCGGCGGCGCACTGTCGGCGCTCGGCCTGGCTGCGTTGTCGGCGTGGCTGATCACCCGCGCGTGGCAGATGCCGCCGGTGCTCTATCTGTCGGTCGCGATCACCGCGGTCCGCGCACTCGGCATCTCCCGCGGTGTGTTCCGCTACCTCGAACGACTGGCCACCCACGACCTCGCGCTCGGCGCCATGGCGACCGCCCGCGAACGGGTGTACCGGGCCCTGGCCGAAGGTTCACCGGCCTACTCGGTCACCTTGCGCCGAGGCGACCTGCTGGCGCGCACCGGCGACGACATCGACGAGATCGGCAATGCCCTCATCCGGGGCGTCATCCCCATTGCGGTCGGCGCGGTGACCAGCGTGGCCGCGGTGATCATCATGGCCCTGGTGTCGTGGTGGGCCGCCGTGGTCCTCGCGGTGGCGCTGGCCGTCAGTGGCGTGGTCGCGCCCGCGATGGCCGCCCGCGGCTCCGCGCGGACGATCGCCGATGCGTCGACCGCGTCGACGAGATCGTCGGAGGCCACCCTCGCCGCCCTCTGGCATGCACCCGAACTCACCGTCGCGCGCCGTCGCGACCATGTCCTGGCCACGGCGTCGGCCGCGGACGCCGCCGCACTGTCCGCGGCGGATCGCGGATTACGGTACGAGGCGTCGGCGGCCGCGGCGACACCGCTCTCGCTGGGTGTCTCGTTGTTCGCCGCGTGTCTCATCGGTATCCACCTGGCCTCCGCGGTCCCGGGATCGCTCGCCGCGGTGGCGTCGGGTGAGGGGCTCACCCCGATGATCCTGGGTGTGCTCGTCCTGCTGCCGCTGTCCGCCTTCGAATCGACGGCTCCGCTCACCGAGGCCGGGATTCAGCTGGAACGCAGTCGCCAGAGCGCCGCCCGGGTGATGGCACTGGTGGACGGCGCCGGTGCGCCCGACGTCGAGCCGCGATCCGATGGACCGCTCGACCGGCCGGTCCATGCCGGTCCGGTGACCGTCGAGGTCGACGGACTGCGGTGGGGCTGGCCGTCGGCGCCCGATCTGGGCCCGCCCGACGGTCTCACGATGCGGATGGCGCCCGGCGGGCGCCTCGTCGTGGTCGGGGCCAGCGGATCGGGCAAGTCGACCCTGATGCTGACCCTCGCCGGGCTGCTCGCCCCGCATGTCGGCACCGTCACGTGTCGCGACGACGCCGGCGCCGAGATCGACCCACGGTCGGCCGTCGTCTACCTCGCCGAGGAAGGGCATCTCTTCTCCACCTCGCTGCGGGAGAACCTGCTGGTGGCCCGTGGCGATGCCACCGACGCCGACCTGATCTCGGCGCTCGACGCGGTCGGCCTCGGCGGCTGGGTGGGCTCCCTGCCCGACGGGATCGACACCGATCTCGGCGGTGGTGGCGAAGCGGTCAGCGGCGGCCAGCGGCGTCGACTGCTCATCGCACGGGCGCTGCTGCACCGCGCGCCGGTGGTGCTCCTCGACGAACCGACCGAGCACCTCGACAACGACGACGCGGCCACGCTGCTGCGCGCGCTGGTGGCGGTCGACGGCGGTCTCTTCGATCGCTCGAGGACGGTGGTCGTGGTCACGCATCACCGTGCCGCGCAAGATCTTTCCGCTGTCGAACCGGAGTGTCGGGTGCTCGAGGTCGAGCCGGTTGCGGTGGTCTGA
- a CDS encoding winged helix-turn-helix transcriptional regulator: MDLLLLTADPNPEAVLPSLALLAHTVRVAPTEVSSLMEAGNADVAIVDARTDLAAARGLCRLLGSTGSSVPVAAVLTEGGLVAVNADWGLDEFLLPATGPAELDARLRLLVVRTRGMTSEEASGKVTLGELIIDEGTYTARLRGRPLDLTYKEFELLKYLAQNAGRVFTRAQLLQEVWGYDFFGGTRTVDVHVRRLRAKLGAEHESLIGTVRNVGYKAVRPNRGRTGGGDSSLDVTSDGPDVTEGPDDFDADDLDGPFDEEFSASANGT, from the coding sequence ATGGATCTCTTGCTGTTGACTGCTGATCCGAACCCGGAAGCCGTACTGCCGTCGCTGGCCCTGCTCGCCCACACCGTCCGAGTCGCGCCCACCGAGGTCTCGTCACTGATGGAGGCGGGGAACGCCGACGTCGCGATCGTGGACGCGCGCACCGATCTCGCCGCGGCCCGCGGACTCTGTCGCCTGCTGGGCAGCACCGGATCATCGGTACCGGTCGCCGCGGTCCTCACCGAGGGTGGCCTGGTCGCGGTGAATGCGGACTGGGGGCTCGACGAGTTCCTGCTGCCCGCCACCGGACCCGCGGAACTCGATGCGCGACTTCGGCTGCTGGTGGTGCGGACCAGGGGGATGACCTCGGAGGAGGCCAGCGGGAAGGTGACTCTCGGTGAACTGATCATCGACGAGGGCACCTACACCGCGCGGCTCCGCGGACGTCCGCTCGACCTCACCTACAAGGAGTTCGAACTCCTCAAGTACCTCGCCCAGAACGCCGGTCGGGTGTTCACCAGAGCTCAACTGCTCCAAGAGGTCTGGGGTTACGACTTCTTCGGCGGTACCCGCACGGTGGATGTGCACGTCCGGCGTCTGCGGGCAAAGCTCGGTGCCGAACACGAATCGTTGATCGGCACCGTGCGCAACGTCGGGTACAAGGCGGTGCGGCCGAACCGTGGCCGGACGGGCGGTGGCGATTCCTCGCTCGACGTCACGTCCGACGGTCCCGACGTCACCGAAGGTCCCGACGATTTCGATGCGGACGACCTGGACGGACCGTTCGACGAGGAGTTCAGCGCCAGTGCCAACGGGACCTGA